GTCCTCGATGAACTCGCAGTCGTAGAAGAACCTCACCAGGGAAGCGTAGGTGCCGGTCCGCGACCGCTCCGGGCGGGGCTTCAGCCCGCCTTCGACTCGGGCACCCGGCCGCCCGGGCGGGGCTTCCAGCCCGCGACCTGCTTGCCCTGCGCGGTCATCTCGTCCTTGACCTTGGCCGCGTAGACGTCCACGTACTCCTGGCCGGACAGCTCCATCAGCGCGTACATGATCTCGTCGGTGATGGAGCGCTCCACGAACCGGTCGCCCGCCATCCCCTCGTAGCGGGAGAAGTCCAGCGGCGGCCCGACCTTGACCACGACCTTGTGCGGATACCACATCTTCGAGCCGATCGGGTTGACCCGGTCGGTGCCGAACATCGCGATCGGGATCACCGGCGCACCGGATTCCAGCGCCATCCGCGCCACCCCGGTCTTGCCCTTGTACAGCCGGCCGTCCGGTGAGCGGGTGCCCTCCGGGTAGACGCCGAGCAGCTTGCCCTCGCGCAGCAACCGGACCCCGGTGTCCAGCGCGGCCTGCGCGGCGGCGCCGCTGGAGCGGTCGATCGGGACCTGGCCGACACCGGAGAAGAAGTACTTCTTGAACTTGCCCTTCACGCCCTTGCCGGTGAAGTACTCGCGCTTGGCCAGGAAGGTGACCCGCCGCGGCATCATCAGCGGCATGAAGAACGAGTCGGCGACCGCGAGGTGGTTGCTGACCAGGATCGCGCTGCCCCGGGTGGGCACGTGCTCGACGCCTTCGACCTTCGGGCGGCAGAACAGCTTCATCAAGGGCCCGAGCAGAATGTGCTTCATCACCCAGTACAACACCGCGCCGCCGCCTCCCTGCCCCGCAAGATTTCGCTGCTCAGCCTACGGAGCAGGCGCGACCAGCACAATGCGGCGCCGGTGAAGGTGATCTAGACGATTGTTTCCGGCCGAATCCGCGGCCGCGGGGTTCTCAGAGGTTTCCTGACGAGGACGGCCCCTCGACCGTGCATCGGACGAACATCAGGAGGGCACCCGCAGTCCAGGGAACCTCTGAGGTTCTGCCACGCAAAACGAGCCTGAAACCAGCAAGTTCGCGAGGCCGTCCCGTT
This portion of the Saccharopolyspora antimicrobica genome encodes:
- a CDS encoding lysophospholipid acyltransferase family protein, whose product is MLYWVMKHILLGPLMKLFCRPKVEGVEHVPTRGSAILVSNHLAVADSFFMPLMMPRRVTFLAKREYFTGKGVKGKFKKYFFSGVGQVPIDRSSGAAAQAALDTGVRLLREGKLLGVYPEGTRSPDGRLYKGKTGVARMALESGAPVIPIAMFGTDRVNPIGSKMWYPHKVVVKVGPPLDFSRYEGMAGDRFVERSITDEIMYALMELSGQEYVDVYAAKVKDEMTAQGKQVAGWKPRPGGRVPESKAG